The Sphingobium sp. JS3065 genome includes a region encoding these proteins:
- a CDS encoding SixA phosphatase family protein — protein MKRLILFRHAKSDWDDPVARDFDRPLNRRGEKAAMVMGEFARAKDIRFDMVVASPAVRVVETLNVFFTGYGEVVDPHWDRRIYLASTPTLFDVIRDLPDSADSVLMSGHNPGLEELVLDLVPDDGASPLREDVEVKFPTASVAVLDLPIDHWSEVKPNIATLANFTRPRDLDPALGPGSH, from the coding sequence ATGAAGCGGTTGATCCTGTTCCGTCACGCCAAGTCCGATTGGGACGATCCGGTTGCGCGGGATTTCGACCGGCCACTGAACCGTCGCGGCGAAAAGGCGGCGATGGTCATGGGCGAATTCGCCAGGGCCAAGGACATACGCTTCGACATGGTGGTCGCTTCCCCTGCGGTACGGGTGGTGGAGACGCTCAACGTCTTTTTCACCGGCTATGGCGAGGTGGTCGATCCGCATTGGGACCGGCGCATCTATCTGGCCTCCACGCCGACCCTGTTCGACGTGATCCGCGATTTGCCCGACAGCGCCGACAGCGTGCTGATGTCGGGGCATAATCCGGGGCTGGAGGAACTGGTCCTCGACCTGGTCCCCGACGACGGCGCCAGTCCGTTGCGCGAGGATGTGGAGGTGAAATTCCCGACCGCGTCGGTCGCCGTCCTGGACCTGCCGATCGATCATTGGAGCGAGGTGAAGCCCAATATCGCCACCCTTGCCAACTTCACGCGCCCCCGCGATCTGGACCCCGCCCTGGGGCCGGGCTCGCACTGA